CAACAAGCAGGACAAAGATTCAGTGGCAATCCATCATGACTGCAGTCCTTACAGTTTTAGCCTTGATGGATAAAGTCAGGTACAGTCACTGGAAGAGCCAAACAGTGCTGTTATATTCTGAGGACTGCATCAAGAGCAGTCCAGTATTTGTGCTGATGCAGAGGTTTTCATAAAGTATTAGACgagacaggtgacaggtgactTTGAGGTATGTCATTTTTGGTATCAGATAGAAAGAAATGAAGTCTTACTGCATTGGCAGGActatttctctgtctgtcagtgaaaaacaaacaaacaaaaaaaaaacaccacctcATACTTTAGGCAGATTAGCATACACCACACATGTGCATGTCATGAGCAATCAAAACAATGGCAATATTTTCAGTAttaaaagaaatacatcatGCTATACTGACTGCTGAGCTGAAAACTGGTACTAGGTTTCCACCCGCtggtaaagaaagagaaatgccTCTCAGTGAAACAAAGTGAACTGTGTTGTTTTCTTAGCATGATTCCTCCAGTTATTGAATCTTATGATATCttatgaatgataaaaaaaatatttggccCAGCTTAGTAACATAAAAGGTAAGCAACACATTTAAAGGCCCAAACTTACTTACCCACAGTAGATTATGAAAATGTGAGGCAGAGTTCATGTGATCATgcatcaaaatataaataacatttctgttgttgttttttttttaccatgaaaacagttaaaaaaattttttttttttatcaagctGTTTGCTGCAGGCTAATTTAGACAGATGACTCATGTTAATTCAACAGCTTAACCAGCTGTCCGTTATATGGACTTCTTAAGTGAAGAGCTTGTTAATAAAAGCTGCAACTCTGTTTACAGCATCGCTGGCAAACGCGTGTCTTGTTGTCATGCTGCCAAAAGCTTAGGAAGTTGTTAAAAGCCTGTTTGCTTTGAAGAAATTACTCACCGTCTAGTTTCATTCCCCCCACCGGGCGGATTTTATGAACTGATTAAAATTCGGTGCAGTATGTTggcattaacattttgttttgtcattgctCACTATACCTACTACCACCTCTGCCTTCACTCACACCCTCAACTACATCACCCACATGtcccctcccaccccccctcACTCACCCAGACTCGGACAGCCTCTCCAGCCCCACTCGCCACAGCCTTAGCCTGTCAGACGGGTCAGAGGACCAGTTGGACCGCCTCCAGCAGGTGGAACTGGCCAGAACCACACCTATGTCCCAGTGGAGGGCGGGCACTGTGCAGGCCTGGCTGGAGGTTGTCATGGCGATGCCCATGTACATCCGCACCTGCTCAGAAAATGTCAAGAGTGGAAAGGTAGGATAAAATCACAGACATGATGCAGCTGGACTGTATTTTAAGTATAATATTGGCTTTTGTTTTTAGAGACACTTGTGTGGCTTTATTTGCAGCGACTGTACCAGGcttctttgacattttgcagGTTTTACTTGGGCTAACAGATGAAGACCTGGAGCTGGGTTTAGGTGTGAGCAGCTTAATGCATCGCCGGAAACTTCGCTTGGCCATTGAGGATTACAGAGATGCTGAGAATGGTAGAGGGTGAGGAAGGGAAACAGAGGATTCTTGTATAAATCTGACATGGTGTAGTGCAAGAGGGCCATCTGTTGGTGATTTATAGCTacaacatttacaaaatgtaGTGTGGGATCATCTTTCCTTCTAAGTCCCAGAAGTCACAATATTGACTTTAAATAGAGAGATAAATGTCTGGACATAAAGCTTCAATAAATACAATCCAATTTCACTGTCTataataaacaatttaaaacatcttcGTATTTGAATGTGTCTGTTAGCTATATGCTGGTGATCTGTCCAGAGTGCCTTTATAAACAACAGTATTAAATAGCTTAAAGGGTCATTTCCCACAAAATCcccaaaaccacaaaacacaaatcatatTTTCTTACTTCCCCcttgtggtatttattcatGCAGCTACTATAGTTTGGGTTGTGGTTGGTATTCAGTTCAGTGCAACCTCAAAGCACTAAAATATTATACTTTCAAATTCAAAAGCAATTAGCCTTTCCAGAGTCAGTCCACAGACCGCACATTAAACTGTTTTCTTAGGAACTACTTTACACCAAAGAAATAGTCCCtttgaaaactgttgacagttAGCTCCGCACACAGAAAAGcctttttctgaaaaataaaaataatttcaaatgtaatttttagGGCTGAACCAGCAATTACTTTCATTATTGAATCATCTTACGATTATCCTCTTAATTAATCAGTTGATTCTGAAATTGTGATTCTGATCATAATTTTTATATTTCGACATGGGTTAAAATAGTCAGTCacagatattcagtttactatcataAAATACTTACAAAACCAGCAACATTCTTACTTGATAAGGGGGAATTTGAgctctttaattaaaaatatatgtttaaatgGTTATTAGATGATACAATTTGCTGctgattaattgttttgttgtttgtttctttttatctgatgatgatgttggtGAGTTGTTATAAGTTCTTAAAATAATTTCTTTCCTGAAAGTGACCAAATTTGATagaaatccatccaacagtgGTCTTCACTGCAAAGATAAACTTCATGGTggcaccaaagtcagtaggattaaTTATTTGGGGATGGCAAGCCATTGAATAGCTTCTGAGATATTGCCTAGACCAATTGACAGACGTTGCCATCCATCAAAAAAAGCCACgggtgtgtgttcatggataAATACCATTACCACTGGGGCGAGagtgaagtaaaaaaagaagtgactctttaaaaaactgttgtactgtttgtctgcaggctgTCCAAGGCTGCAGATATGGACCACCACTGGGTGGCCAAGGCCTGGTTAAGCGACATGGGCCTGCCTCAGTATTCCCAGGCCTTTCACAACCACTTGGTAGACGGTCGCATGTTAAACTCCCTGACACGTCGTGACCTCGAACGTCACCTTAACATCAGCAAGAAGTTCCATCAGGTCAGCTTGCTGTTGGGCATCGAACTGCTGCACTTACTCAATTTCGACAAGGAGGTAAGTAAGACTCCACACCATGTCCACAAGCAGAGGACAACAGTGAATATACATGAGTATGCTCTAGCAGcagatgaaaataataaaaggtgtTTGTTAAAATGGTTTCCAGGCACTGCAGGCACGCCGGATACAGAGTGAGCACCAGAACATGGATCCATTAGTATGGACCTCTCATCGGGTCATCAAATGGATCAAAGATATTGACCTGAAGGTGGGGACGGACAGAAAGACAATGCACCTTTAAGTGAACACATGTAAAACACTATATAAACTATACATTAATTTTCTAAACTTACATCTTGATGCTGACAAATTGTCAAGCAAAACTTGCCCTACAATTgttgcaagaaagcaaatacgttgattaaaaattaattatCAAGACAAACTAATGTATTGAGAACACTATCACATAGCTTTGTGGTAATCAAGGCTTTTGTGTTTACTCAGCGCTCCATATCTACACAGTGATAGGAGGCCTTTGTGATTGTATTTCTAAGCTGTTACTAGTTGATTACAAAGCCTTCCAGACTGCAGCCTCTATGGTGAGATATGAGTATCCAGTCAACATTGTCTACTGTCTTAGCATAGAAACACATGATTTCCATTATGAGGCATGACCACATTCAGGTTGTGCAGAGATAAGGTCTGGTCTGACATCCTGTTAATATCCTCAGAGCTCGATATATACTGAcatcaacaaataaatcaggTCTTTGTGTAGTTTTTGGGGTTGTTGTTATCAGTGGCCTTTTATTTAGCCAGCGATGGCTACAGTATTACACTAGAGTTTAAGATttcatgttaaacattaaagaaGTCACTCTTTGATCTTCTTTCGTTGCACCTGTCTAGGAGTTTGCAGAAAATCTTCTAAATAGCGGAGTTCACGGAGCTGTCATGGTGCTTGACCCGACTTTTAACACTgacaccatggcaacagcactGGGGATCCCCAACAACAAGCACATGGTTCGTCGACACCTTGTTGAGGAGATGAAAACCCTGATTGCCTCGGCCAGGTAAGAGGAGACGTCAAGACAGACCCCACTGTCGTTCCTCTTACTGTAGCTTCTGTTAATGTGTAGACTAGATTAGAGATTCTTTAACCTGAGAGAGAAACTGCTCCTCCCCATGTTCCCTTCAGGACGGATGCCAAGCAGGACTATGAGCGTCTAGGCCTGGGAACGCCACCCACCCTCCTTCGTCAGAATTCCCTGGGCAGACCGCCTAGTTCTACTGGCCGACACACTGATGACGAAGGATCTCTGAGGAGGAGGGCTGTCAAGGTGAAGCATGTGTTTTATGCAGTATATGTTTTGACACGTTTTGTCACTTTTACTCTGCAAATACACTCAGATGAAATGGAGCTTAGTTCTCCCATGAAAGTAAACAGGTGAAAAAGCCTTGTTtaagtgtatttgtgtttgtgttccagcCTCCAGCAGGGTTCAGCCCCAAAGCCCGCAGTGGGCGGGACTTGAGCTGCCACAGCAGCTATGGCTCCCTGCCTCGGGAGGTTCGAGACCAGACACCGCCCAGAACTGAGGGAAGCCCGATACGCGCTTACACCAGCATTGAGGTCACAAATGTGTGAGGTCATCAGAGTTGCGACAAAAAACTAGACATCAGCTTTGTCACAGCTAAATCCACATTATGGACATTTGTCTTCCATGTGCACCTGAACATGGGATGGTTATTTGTTCTAAATGACCTTTTAGCCTTTAAAGGACAGATTGCACTTTTTAAACAGGGCAGGATTCTTTTTTACAAGTTTCCTGGTTTGAGAAAAACTCACTGTGGGAAGGTgctattttgatgtttttgaggaCACAGTCATTTCACTTCCACAACATCAGAATCACAAGATGAAGGACTCAAGctaaatcattatttttctattttgtgtgtgtacatggttCTTTGTGAACCGAGATGtgact
The sequence above is drawn from the Larimichthys crocea isolate SSNF chromosome XV, L_crocea_2.0, whole genome shotgun sequence genome and encodes:
- the LOC109137930 gene encoding kazrin-A-like — encoded protein: MSQWRAGTVQAWLEVVMAMPMYIRTCSENVKSGKVLLGLTDEDLELGLGVSSLMHRRKLRLAIEDYRDAENGRGLSKAADMDHHWVAKAWLSDMGLPQYSQAFHNHLVDGRMLNSLTRRDLERHLNISKKFHQVSLLLGIELLHLLNFDKEALQARRIQSEHQNMDPLVWTSHRVIKWIKDIDLKEFAENLLNSGVHGAVMVLDPTFNTDTMATALGIPNNKHMVRRHLVEEMKTLIASARTDAKQDYERLGLGTPPTLLRQNSLGRPPSSTGRHTDDEGSLRRRAVKPPAGFSPKARSGRDLSCHSSYGSLPREVRDQTPPRTEGSPIRAYTSIEVTNV